The following are from one region of the Paenibacillus sp. genome:
- a CDS encoding DUF5722 domain-containing protein produces the protein MKPMKRMLAAVALAVITGQTLLAAIASAGAYDPTLTPSPNVASGTAVYPALTINDFNTPEDVATWSAGENTKSVAFVTGILNGPGSVYEGAGALEQRPEPVKVYEWRTVYRDFAEPLDLSGYRYLALAANSWGWQQVDYVLRIRMHGGDGVHESIAHIRPDAWRTVFVDMSSWAGRASVERLEISFMQNFDLEGVPPGAPGYDFWDGRFQLDAISATNVLDMRFSKEGDAEGFEASRGAVASTGGKLVWTVAGPGDALTSGSFALPLGERNAIMLALANGTPAERLRVQWITAEDPEWDDAKSKLFDIEPFGQMKTYALNMSDQSEWAGTLRQFRIQPVLEAGEGGVIQVDEAEFGIMPPLPPEYIGAVAPPTIREDGVSVALTGSIEAEAVGAQNGVLALYEFPTYADPADPAAVRELLATAQAEANFAFAFPLMDGDRSRLYSKFAVALETENGESRWVAAPQYIVNPDAVAKRSYPFPEARSKKGLQVQYTDDAEELGISHAALNVAYDQMLYIDGSRPDRTIPYEFQGKTYYFRKDTVERLDGQIKSLSDNDMIVSLILIMYPNLDPATPNHLLIHPDSEPGGIVYAVNTKTAEGVGYYGAVTSFLAERYTREDEAFGRAVNYIVGNEIGQNKIWNNMGPKLIHEYVEDYARTLRLTDAIVRSHYDQARVYISLDHFWDENLPSDSLWKYDNKNIVDLLSEHLKAHGDIPWNMAFHPYPENLFNPRFWNDESATFDFHTQRITFKNLSVLVDYLRQSQFLYEGDMRRVILSEQGFHSLDNSPEAQALQAAAYAYAYYIVEFLDGIDSFILHRHVDHAQEGGLNLGLWTNAPGEIATPYEKKAIYGVFRDIDTARSLEATEFAKAIIGIDSWEAAIPGFDASQLTDREAPASYPAEFANASRREGASQLSVATFESGTDGWRLADNSRAVARHAGDAYEGEASLEVQFSALSKMWRGADVAFDAPLDATEHPALHVALKIPGELADRPYYAKVKVYSGSRSAESVVALQRPNEWTHAIVDLTGWGGLDSVDRVKVWMMSPSLANWSGTFLIDDVAFRKAGGAQEGRVNFDVTAALEGDGPLGPGAQVKVAVTNYDDKPLTGEIAVSSEHLTFAEAALPVKGVQTGETKTFVLTVTAYTPPADGLVTAAFAYRNTTLAKTIAKDKEDGEEQVPDDVALLYNFERGVAGWERGERVAELRTVESFPNGPHVPILGSYALNARAEAVAASAWKTVRTAPVEPIRMTEGRTFFYHINSYGGVPNATYETRVVLTGADGTKIEAVAPMQADRWNRIEVPIADWSGRDAVASIEIGFRAVGSDMAWNPEIQYDYIGYMK, from the coding sequence ATGAAACCGATGAAACGAATGCTCGCGGCCGTCGCCTTGGCCGTTATAACAGGCCAAACGCTGCTTGCGGCGATTGCGTCTGCAGGCGCGTACGATCCGACGTTGACGCCTTCGCCGAACGTCGCGAGCGGCACGGCCGTCTATCCGGCTTTGACGATTAACGACTTCAACACGCCCGAAGACGTCGCGACGTGGTCGGCCGGCGAAAATACGAAGAGCGTCGCGTTCGTGACCGGCATTTTGAACGGTCCTGGAAGCGTTTACGAAGGGGCGGGGGCGCTCGAGCAGCGGCCGGAGCCGGTGAAGGTGTACGAGTGGCGCACCGTATACCGCGATTTCGCGGAGCCGCTTGATTTGTCCGGCTATCGGTATTTGGCGCTTGCCGCCAACAGCTGGGGCTGGCAGCAGGTCGATTACGTGCTCCGCATTCGCATGCACGGCGGGGACGGGGTGCACGAGTCGATCGCGCACATTCGTCCGGACGCTTGGCGCACCGTATTCGTCGACATGTCGTCGTGGGCGGGGCGGGCGAGCGTCGAGCGGCTCGAAATATCGTTCATGCAAAACTTCGATCTCGAGGGCGTGCCGCCGGGCGCGCCGGGGTACGACTTTTGGGACGGGCGGTTCCAGCTCGACGCGATTTCGGCGACGAACGTCCTCGACATGCGCTTTAGCAAGGAAGGGGACGCCGAAGGGTTCGAGGCGTCGCGCGGCGCGGTCGCGTCGACCGGCGGCAAGCTGGTCTGGACCGTCGCCGGACCGGGCGACGCGCTGACGTCGGGCTCGTTCGCCCTGCCGCTCGGGGAGCGCAACGCGATCATGCTGGCGCTCGCGAACGGCACGCCGGCCGAGCGGCTGCGAGTGCAGTGGATCACGGCGGAAGATCCGGAGTGGGATGATGCCAAATCGAAGCTGTTCGACATCGAACCGTTCGGGCAGATGAAGACGTACGCCTTGAATATGTCCGATCAGTCGGAATGGGCGGGCACGCTTCGGCAGTTTCGAATTCAACCGGTCCTTGAGGCCGGAGAAGGCGGGGTGATCCAAGTGGACGAAGCGGAATTCGGCATCATGCCGCCGCTGCCTCCGGAATACATCGGCGCCGTCGCGCCGCCGACGATTCGGGAGGACGGGGTAAGCGTCGCGCTGACGGGATCGATCGAAGCGGAAGCGGTCGGCGCGCAGAACGGCGTGCTTGCGCTATATGAGTTTCCCACGTACGCCGATCCGGCGGACCCGGCGGCCGTGCGCGAGCTTCTTGCGACGGCGCAGGCGGAGGCGAATTTCGCGTTCGCGTTCCCGCTCATGGACGGCGATCGAAGCCGACTGTACTCGAAGTTCGCGGTGGCGCTGGAGACGGAGAACGGCGAGAGCCGCTGGGTTGCCGCGCCGCAGTATATCGTCAACCCGGATGCCGTCGCGAAGCGTTCGTACCCGTTCCCCGAAGCGCGCAGCAAGAAGGGGCTGCAGGTGCAATACACGGACGACGCGGAGGAGCTCGGCATCAGCCATGCCGCGTTGAACGTCGCGTACGATCAGATGCTGTACATCGACGGGAGCCGTCCGGACCGTACGATTCCGTACGAATTCCAAGGGAAGACGTATTACTTCCGGAAGGATACGGTCGAGCGGCTCGACGGGCAAATCAAAAGCTTGTCCGACAACGATATGATCGTCTCGCTGATTCTGATCATGTACCCGAATCTCGATCCGGCGACGCCGAACCATCTCTTGATCCATCCGGATTCGGAGCCGGGCGGCATCGTGTACGCCGTGAACACGAAGACGGCGGAGGGCGTCGGCTACTACGGCGCCGTGACGAGCTTCCTCGCGGAGCGGTACACGCGCGAGGACGAAGCGTTCGGGCGCGCCGTCAATTACATCGTGGGCAACGAGATCGGCCAAAACAAAATATGGAACAACATGGGACCGAAGCTGATCCACGAGTACGTTGAAGATTATGCGCGGACGCTGCGGCTGACCGACGCGATCGTGCGCAGCCATTACGACCAGGCGCGCGTGTATATTTCTTTGGATCATTTCTGGGATGAGAACTTGCCATCGGATTCGCTATGGAAGTACGACAACAAAAACATCGTCGATTTGCTGTCCGAGCATTTGAAGGCGCACGGGGACATTCCGTGGAACATGGCGTTCCATCCGTATCCGGAAAACTTGTTCAATCCGCGGTTTTGGAACGACGAATCGGCGACCTTCGATTTCCATACGCAGCGCATCACGTTCAAAAACTTGTCCGTGCTCGTCGATTACTTGCGGCAGTCGCAGTTTTTGTACGAAGGCGACATGCGGCGGGTCATCTTGTCCGAGCAAGGATTCCACAGCTTGGACAATTCGCCGGAGGCGCAGGCGCTGCAGGCGGCGGCGTATGCGTACGCCTATTACATCGTCGAGTTTCTCGACGGCATCGACTCGTTCATCCTGCACCGCCATGTCGATCACGCGCAGGAGGGCGGCCTTAACCTCGGCCTCTGGACGAACGCGCCGGGGGAAATCGCGACGCCGTATGAAAAGAAAGCGATCTACGGCGTCTTCCGCGACATCGACACGGCAAGATCGCTCGAGGCGACGGAGTTCGCCAAGGCCATCATCGGCATCGACTCGTGGGAAGCCGCCATTCCCGGCTTCGATGCATCGCAGTTGACCGATCGGGAGGCGCCGGCGTCGTACCCGGCCGAGTTCGCGAACGCCTCGCGCCGCGAAGGCGCCTCGCAGCTGAGCGTCGCGACGTTCGAGAGCGGCACGGACGGCTGGCGGCTCGCCGACAACAGCCGGGCGGTCGCGCGGCATGCCGGCGACGCGTACGAAGGCGAGGCGTCGCTCGAGGTCCAGTTCAGCGCTCTCTCGAAAATGTGGCGCGGCGCCGACGTCGCATTCGACGCGCCGCTCGACGCGACGGAGCACCCGGCGCTTCACGTGGCGCTCAAGATCCCAGGGGAGCTCGCGGATCGCCCGTATTACGCGAAGGTGAAGGTCTACAGCGGCAGCCGCAGCGCGGAGTCCGTCGTCGCGCTGCAGCGGCCGAACGAATGGACGCACGCGATCGTCGACTTGACCGGCTGGGGCGGACTTGACTCGGTCGATCGGGTCAAGGTGTGGATGATGTCGCCGTCGCTAGCGAACTGGAGCGGAACGTTCCTGATCGACGACGTGGCGTTCCGGAAGGCGGGCGGCGCGCAGGAGGGGCGCGTCAACTTCGACGTGACGGCTGCGCTCGAGGGCGACGGTCCGCTCGGGCCCGGCGCGCAGGTGAAGGTCGCGGTCACGAACTACGACGACAAGCCGCTGACCGGGGAAATCGCAGTGTCCTCCGAGCATTTGACGTTCGCCGAGGCGGCGCTGCCGGTGAAAGGCGTGCAGACCGGGGAGACGAAGACGTTCGTGCTGACGGTGACCGCTTACACGCCTCCGGCCGACGGGCTCGTGACGGCGGCGTTCGCTTACCGGAATACGACGCTCGCGAAGACGATCGCGAAAGATAAGGAAGACGGCGAGGAGCAGGTGCCGGATGACGTCGCGCTGCTGTACAATTTCGAACGCGGCGTCGCCGGCTGGGAGCGCGGCGAGCGGGTCGCGGAGCTGCGCACCGTCGAATCGTTCCCGAACGGGCCGCACGTCCCGATACTGGGCAGCTACGCGCTGAACGCGAGAGCCGAAGCCGTTGCGGCGTCCGCGTGGAAGACGGTGCGCACGGCGCCGGTCGAGCCGATCCGCATGACCGAGGGGCGCACGTTCTTCTACCATATCAACTCGTACGGCGGCGTCCCGAACGCGACGTACGAAACGCGCGTCGTCCTGACGGGCGCGGACGGCACGAAGATCGAAGCGGTCGCGCCGATGCAGGCGGACCGGTGGAATCGGATCGAGGTGCCGATCGCCGATTGGAGCGGGAGGGACGCGGTCGCGTCGATCGAGATCGGCTTCCGCGCCGTCGGCAGCGACATGGCCTGGAATCCGGAAATCCAGTACGACTACATCGGCTACATGAAATAA
- a CDS encoding response regulator, with product MYRLLIVDDEPYTVDGLFEILQDAPGLPEMELYKAYAAEEALACLNRVKVDVVVSDIRMPGMDGLELHRSIRARWPLCKVIFLTGLNDADVVRQAMRGGGADYLLKTEGDAPILDAIRAAFEAIERELTNDRFLATAKARLRQALPAMRNDWFRRLLHYGVEEHGVPQAKLDELESPLSADAPALPIVARVDRWPDGSTAADRSLLLYAIENIAAELLASVRMQWIAADETYFVLLVQPGAGAAADEAAWAQTVKFAQGTLETVQAACSRLLKLTVSAVCGREPLPWEAVPEACYAMRKSLVVGVGDGRSMMLLSRSGEKPPCGDARDEAAAARHRERLEAALETGDIEGARSAIEAGFEDVAAYAAYVETYYAAANRLLSLANRWGVAERKDTGVRIDDLMDLRAHQSRDQAVRCLQDAAERLLRARRNVQDERAQRIVDKVDRCIRERIREDVSLTALAEAVYLNPTYLSMLYKQIKGTNISDTIQQVRLERAKELLADPRLKIHEVAAAVGLDNPGYFTRFFRKHAGVSPQEYRNASAPR from the coding sequence ATGTACCGCTTATTGATCGTCGATGACGAGCCGTACACGGTCGACGGGCTGTTCGAAATATTGCAGGACGCCCCCGGCCTGCCGGAGATGGAGCTGTACAAAGCGTATGCGGCGGAAGAAGCGCTCGCCTGCCTCAATCGGGTGAAGGTCGACGTCGTCGTCAGCGACATCCGCATGCCCGGTATGGACGGCTTGGAGCTGCACCGGAGCATCCGCGCGCGATGGCCGCTCTGCAAGGTCATCTTCCTAACGGGGCTGAACGACGCGGACGTCGTCCGGCAGGCGATGCGGGGCGGCGGAGCGGACTATCTTCTGAAAACGGAAGGCGACGCGCCGATCCTGGACGCCATCCGCGCCGCGTTCGAAGCGATCGAGCGGGAGCTGACGAACGACCGGTTTCTCGCGACGGCGAAAGCGCGGCTTCGGCAGGCGCTTCCCGCCATGCGCAACGATTGGTTCCGTCGGCTCTTGCACTATGGGGTCGAGGAGCACGGCGTGCCGCAGGCGAAGCTGGACGAGCTCGAAAGCCCGCTCTCGGCGGACGCGCCCGCGCTGCCGATCGTCGCGCGCGTGGATCGGTGGCCCGACGGGTCGACGGCGGCCGATCGCTCCTTGCTGCTGTACGCGATCGAGAACATCGCCGCCGAGCTGCTAGCAAGCGTCCGTATGCAGTGGATCGCCGCGGACGAAACGTACTTCGTCCTGCTTGTGCAGCCGGGCGCGGGCGCGGCGGCGGACGAAGCGGCGTGGGCGCAGACGGTCAAATTCGCGCAGGGCACGCTCGAGACGGTGCAGGCCGCGTGCTCCCGCCTTCTCAAGCTGACGGTGTCCGCGGTGTGCGGCCGCGAGCCGCTGCCCTGGGAGGCGGTGCCCGAAGCGTGCTACGCCATGCGCAAATCGCTCGTCGTCGGCGTCGGGGACGGGCGAAGCATGATGTTGCTTTCGCGCAGCGGCGAGAAGCCGCCGTGCGGCGACGCGCGCGACGAAGCGGCCGCCGCACGCCACCGGGAGCGTCTCGAGGCCGCGCTGGAGACCGGTGACATCGAGGGGGCGAGAAGTGCGATCGAAGCCGGCTTCGAGGACGTCGCGGCGTATGCGGCATACGTCGAGACGTATTACGCGGCGGCGAACCGGCTGCTCTCGCTCGCGAACCGGTGGGGCGTCGCCGAGCGGAAGGACACAGGCGTTCGCATCGACGACCTGATGGACCTCCGCGCGCATCAATCGCGCGATCAGGCAGTTCGCTGCCTGCAAGACGCCGCGGAGCGGCTGCTTCGCGCAAGGCGGAACGTCCAGGACGAACGCGCGCAACGCATCGTCGACAAAGTCGACCGATGCATCCGCGAACGGATTCGCGAAGACGTCTCGCTGACCGCGCTCGCGGAGGCGGTGTATTTGAACCCCACGTACTTGTCCATGCTGTACAAACAAATCAAAGGAACGAACATTTCCGATACGATTCAGCAAGTCCGGCTCGAGCGGGCGAAGGAGCTGCTCGCCGATCCGCGGCTGAAAATTCACGAGGTGGCGGCGGCCGTCGGCCTGGATAACCCCGGCTATTTCACGCGGTTTTTCCGCAAGCATGCCGGCGTTTCGCCGCAAGAATACCGGAACGCGTCGGCGCCTCGATAA
- a CDS encoding sensor histidine kinase: MKPLWKAPADSIFYKIVMTFLGLLVPLCGLNFMMNDSGASIVRDEITRSMEDKVKLYVHLIESDFVRVIELVQTYVNDEDLMMLSTAAPVMTEVEKTEAILALKQKIDLVKSSSRFVENASAFIPLLDRTVSSNDNYIAAFDREQFEALAVTTNRYEAPFLLWDDRLFVSVPYPDPALTEGARPPQFLLTVEVSERALRETLRQFTNNGEVARLAVDSLRWSIRSDGVGEIAPAESGDLFVVSHASERIDASLSISMPKAQAFGPLHRYRTWLLWIACLSAIVVVFFAFSVHRIIDRPLRTLVRSLGMVEKGNLQVEVSYPRKDEFGFLYNRFNAMVKQLNVLVHEVYEQQYRVRLAELRQLQSQINPHFLYNSFFLLHRMATLQDNDNIARFTSYLGDYFRFITRDGESDTRLDDEANHARTYTEIQAFRFGPRIRAEFGELPPEAAELRVPRLILQPLIENAYTHGLEKKTKDGRLRVGFRTDGNALSIVVEDNGETLAEDALRELRERLRAPETSAESTGLLNVHRRLRIRYGAPYGLSLERSIEGGLLAELRIPLEKEGEMTDVPLIDRR, translated from the coding sequence ATGAAGCCGTTATGGAAAGCGCCTGCGGACTCCATATTTTATAAAATCGTCATGACGTTCCTCGGTTTGCTCGTCCCGCTCTGCGGGCTTAATTTCATGATGAACGATTCCGGGGCGTCCATCGTCCGCGACGAAATTACGCGGTCGATGGAGGACAAGGTAAAGCTGTACGTCCATTTGATCGAATCCGATTTCGTCCGGGTCATCGAGCTCGTTCAGACGTACGTGAACGATGAAGATTTGATGATGCTCAGCACCGCCGCCCCGGTTATGACGGAGGTGGAAAAAACGGAGGCGATTCTCGCGTTGAAGCAAAAGATCGATCTCGTCAAATCGTCCAGCCGTTTCGTCGAAAACGCGAGCGCCTTCATCCCGCTGCTCGACCGGACCGTCTCTTCGAACGACAACTACATCGCCGCGTTCGACCGGGAGCAATTCGAGGCGCTGGCGGTGACAACGAACCGGTACGAAGCGCCGTTCCTGCTGTGGGACGATCGTTTGTTCGTCAGCGTGCCGTACCCCGATCCCGCGCTGACGGAAGGCGCCCGGCCTCCGCAATTTCTGCTGACAGTGGAGGTGTCCGAACGGGCGCTTCGGGAGACGCTCCGTCAGTTTACGAACAATGGAGAAGTGGCCCGGCTCGCCGTCGACTCGCTGCGGTGGTCGATCCGCAGCGACGGCGTCGGCGAAATCGCGCCCGCCGAAAGCGGCGACCTGTTCGTCGTTTCGCATGCGTCGGAGCGGATCGACGCGTCGCTCTCGATCTCCATGCCGAAAGCGCAGGCGTTCGGCCCGCTGCATCGGTACAGGACATGGCTGCTATGGATCGCTTGCTTGTCCGCGATCGTCGTCGTGTTTTTCGCGTTCAGCGTGCACCGCATTATTGATCGGCCGCTGCGGACGCTCGTTCGGTCTCTCGGCATGGTGGAGAAGGGCAATCTGCAGGTGGAGGTGTCGTACCCGCGGAAGGACGAATTCGGCTTCCTGTACAACCGGTTCAACGCGATGGTCAAGCAGCTGAACGTGCTCGTCCATGAAGTATACGAGCAGCAATACCGCGTTCGGCTTGCGGAACTGCGTCAGCTGCAATCGCAGATCAATCCCCATTTTCTGTACAACAGCTTCTTCCTGCTACATCGAATGGCCACATTGCAGGACAACGACAATATCGCCCGGTTTACTTCGTATCTAGGCGATTATTTCCGGTTTATTACGCGGGACGGCGAGTCCGACACGCGGCTCGACGACGAGGCGAACCATGCGCGCACGTATACGGAAATTCAAGCGTTCCGCTTCGGCCCGCGCATCCGCGCCGAGTTCGGGGAACTGCCGCCGGAGGCGGCGGAGCTGCGCGTCCCGCGGCTGATCTTGCAGCCGCTTATCGAGAATGCGTATACGCACGGCTTGGAGAAAAAGACGAAGGACGGGCGGCTGCGCGTCGGCTTCCGAACGGACGGGAACGCGCTGTCGATCGTCGTCGAGGACAACGGCGAGACGCTGGCCGAGGATGCGCTCAGGGAACTGCGCGAGCGGCTGCGCGCTCCGGAAACGTCGGCCGAGAGCACAGGGCTGCTCAACGTACACCGGCGTCTTCGCATCCGCTACGGGGCGCCGTACGGCTTGTCGCTCGAACGGAGCATAGAAGGCGGATTACTGGCGGAATTGCGGATCCCGCTAGAGAAGGAGGGAGAAATGACGGATGTACCGCTTATTGATCGTCGATGA